One part of the Denticeps clupeoides chromosome 8, fDenClu1.1, whole genome shotgun sequence genome encodes these proteins:
- the LOC114795675 gene encoding LOW QUALITY PROTEIN: homeobox protein Nkx-6.2-like (The sequence of the model RefSeq protein was modified relative to this genomic sequence to represent the inferred CDS: inserted 1 base in 1 codon), translating into MLAVGQMDSNRQSAFVLGSXPLAALHNMAEMKSSLFPYALQSPAGFKAPPLGALASQMPLGTPHGISDILGRPVLSGFPRINGLAASAGMYFGPAAAVSRYPKPLTELPGRAPIFWPGVMQGSPWRDPRVSCPAQAGMMLDKDGKKKHSRPTFSGQQIFALEKTFEQTKYLAGPERARLAYSLGMTESQVKVFIP; encoded by the exons ATGTTAGCCGTGGGCCAGATGGACAGTAACCGGCAGAGCGCGTTCGTCCTGGGCA ACCCGCTGGCCGCGCTGCACAACATGGCCGAGATGAAGAGCTCCCTGTTCCCCTACGCCCTGCAGAGCCCCGCGGGCTTCAAGGCGCCTCCGCTGGGCGCCCTGGCCTCCCAGATGCCGCTGGGGACGCCGCACGGGATTAGCGACATCCTGGGCAGGCCGGTGCTGTCGGGCTTCCCGCGGATAAACGGCCTGGCCGCGTCGGCGGGGATGTACTTCGGGCCCGCGGCGGCCGTGTCGCGGTACCCCAAGCCGCTGACGGAGCTGCCGGGCCGGGCGCCCATCTTCTGGCCCGGGGTCATGCAGGGCTCCCCGTGGAGGGACCCGCGCGTCTCCTGTCcgg CTCAGGCCGGCATGATGCTGGACAAGGACGGGAAGAAGAAGCACTCGCGGCCCACCTTCTCCGGCCAGCAGATCTTCGCCCTGGAGAAGACGTTCGAGCAGACCAAGTACCTGGCCGGACCTGAGAGAGCGCGCCTCGCCTACTCGCTGGGCATGACGGAGAGCCAAGTCAAGGTGTTTATTCCATAA